A stretch of Geomonas oryzisoli DNA encodes these proteins:
- the dprA gene encoding DNA-processing protein DprA, protein MDHYYWFALKSVPQVGNVTFLRLLAHFGSPQKALDASPEELCSIKGVSAAAVRCLAEHDYRAAADAECRQVQARGVQVVDILSERYPRLLMQIADPPPFFYLSGALEGDETSVAMVGSRHASQYGQCTATRLAKELAEQGVTVVSGMARGIDTASHWGCLKAGGRSIAVLGCGVDVIYPPENDTLYGALCERGAVISEFPMGTSPLPENFPRRNRIISALSRGVLVVEAGEGSGSLITAQYALEQGREVFAVPGNVTTSGSRGVNGLIKQGAKLVERVEDILEELGIEPQSTHPLPKPPSFPLTPQEAELYALLCQGVLQIDEIIVQSALTAGEVSATLLRLEMKGIIIQLPGKRFAVV, encoded by the coding sequence ATGGATCACTACTACTGGTTTGCGCTGAAGTCGGTGCCGCAGGTGGGTAACGTCACCTTCCTGCGGCTTTTGGCGCACTTTGGTTCCCCGCAAAAGGCCCTGGATGCCTCGCCTGAGGAGCTTTGCTCGATCAAGGGGGTGAGCGCCGCTGCCGTGCGTTGCCTCGCGGAACACGACTACCGCGCCGCCGCCGACGCCGAATGCCGGCAGGTGCAGGCCCGGGGCGTGCAGGTGGTGGATATCCTATCCGAGCGCTACCCGCGCCTGTTGATGCAGATAGCCGACCCGCCCCCCTTCTTCTACCTGTCGGGGGCGCTGGAGGGAGACGAGACCTCGGTCGCCATGGTCGGCTCCCGGCATGCCTCCCAGTACGGGCAGTGCACCGCGACCCGCCTGGCCAAGGAATTGGCCGAGCAGGGAGTCACGGTGGTTTCGGGCATGGCGCGCGGTATCGACACGGCCAGCCACTGGGGCTGCCTCAAGGCGGGAGGACGCAGCATCGCCGTCCTCGGCTGCGGCGTCGACGTGATCTACCCCCCGGAAAACGACACCCTGTACGGTGCCCTGTGCGAGAGGGGGGCGGTGATCAGCGAGTTCCCGATGGGGACGTCCCCCTTGCCCGAGAATTTTCCCAGGCGCAACCGGATTATCAGCGCCCTGTCCCGGGGCGTCCTGGTGGTCGAGGCCGGGGAGGGGAGCGGTTCTCTGATCACGGCCCAGTACGCGCTGGAGCAGGGGCGGGAGGTTTTCGCCGTCCCGGGCAACGTCACCACGTCCGGCAGCCGCGGCGTCAACGGCCTGATCAAGCAGGGGGCCAAACTGGTGGAGCGGGTGGAGGACATCCTCGAGGAGCTGGGCATCGAGCCGCAGTCGACGCACCCCCTCCCCAAGCCCCCCTCCTTTCCGCTCACCCCGCAGGAGGCCGAGCTCTACGCGCTGCTTTGCCAGGGCGTGCTGCAGATCGACGAAATCATCGTACAGAGCGCGTTGACAGCCGGCGAGGTTTCCGCTACCTTACTTCGCTTGGAAATGAAAGGGATCATCATCCAGCTTCCCGGCAAGCGCTTTGCGGTCGTCTGA
- a CDS encoding YggS family pyridoxal phosphate-dependent enzyme, whose translation MGEISEHLAAIRARIAQAAARGGRDPETVRLVAVSKTKPAAAIAKAFACGQTVFGENYVQELVAKQPELPAEICWHFIGSLQSNKVRQIAGKVDLIHSVDRVSLAREIDRQWGALGKVCDILVQVNISREETKGGTSSEELLGLVRELAQLPHLRVKGLMTMPPFFDDPEGARPYFRKLRELAEEVRQAGIPGVEMRELSMGMSGDFEAAIEEGATLVRVGSALFGERHYH comes from the coding sequence ATGGGAGAGATTTCCGAACATCTCGCCGCGATCCGCGCGCGTATCGCACAGGCGGCGGCCAGGGGCGGCCGCGACCCCGAGACGGTGCGCCTGGTCGCCGTTTCCAAGACCAAGCCTGCCGCGGCGATAGCCAAGGCCTTCGCCTGCGGCCAGACCGTCTTCGGCGAGAACTACGTCCAGGAACTGGTGGCGAAGCAGCCCGAGCTCCCCGCCGAAATCTGCTGGCATTTCATCGGCAGCCTGCAGAGCAACAAGGTGCGCCAGATCGCCGGCAAGGTCGACCTGATCCACTCCGTGGACCGCGTGAGCCTCGCCCGCGAGATCGACCGGCAGTGGGGTGCCCTGGGCAAGGTGTGCGACATCCTGGTCCAGGTGAACATCTCCCGCGAGGAGACCAAGGGAGGGACCAGCAGCGAGGAACTCCTCGGTCTGGTGCGCGAGTTGGCGCAACTGCCGCACCTGCGGGTGAAAGGGCTCATGACCATGCCCCCCTTTTTCGACGATCCCGAGGGGGCGCGCCCCTACTTCCGGAAACTGCGCGAGCTCGCCGAAGAGGTGAGGCAGGCCGGGATCCCGGGAGTGGAGATGCGCGAGCTGAGTATGGGGATGTCGGGCGATTTCGAGGCCGCCATCGAGGAAGGCGCGACCCTGGTGCGGGTCGGCTCCGCCCTGTTCGGCGAGCGTCACTACCACTGA
- a CDS encoding peptidase U32 family protein: MAETQEERRVRPRVKPELLAPAGNMEKLKVAIRYGADAVYLGGKAFGLRNLAGNFTRLELEEAVSYAHGHGVKVYLTVNAFADNEDLPALERYLSEVADIPFDAFIAADPGVVALIAERCPGRDIHLSTQANTTNWRAARFWQAQGVKRVNLAREMSLEGIRETAQRCDMELEVFIHGAMCISYSGRCLLSSAMTGRDANKGECTQPCRWNYSIVEETRPGEYFPIHEDESGTFIFNSKDLCLIEQLPALVECGVDSLKIEGRMKGIYYAASVIRIYREALDRYWEDPQGYRLKPEWLEELAKVSHRGYTTGFLLGKPRDVDHEYLSTYVRNFEFVALVERQVPAGAQVMVRNRLQAGDVLELIGQGAHFTRFTLDAMTDLDGVPLTVAHPNQQVILTGVEGAGEFDLIRREKEA; the protein is encoded by the coding sequence ATGGCTGAGACACAGGAAGAGCGGCGGGTACGGCCGCGGGTGAAACCGGAGCTGCTGGCCCCCGCCGGCAACATGGAGAAACTTAAGGTGGCGATCCGCTACGGCGCGGACGCGGTCTACCTCGGCGGCAAGGCCTTCGGGCTGCGCAATCTGGCCGGCAACTTCACGAGACTCGAGCTCGAAGAGGCGGTGTCCTACGCGCACGGGCACGGGGTGAAGGTCTATCTCACCGTGAACGCCTTCGCCGACAACGAGGACCTGCCGGCCCTGGAGCGCTACCTGTCCGAGGTGGCCGACATCCCCTTCGACGCCTTCATCGCCGCCGACCCCGGCGTGGTCGCCCTCATCGCCGAGCGCTGCCCGGGGCGCGACATCCACCTCTCCACCCAGGCCAACACGACCAACTGGCGCGCCGCCCGTTTCTGGCAGGCCCAGGGGGTGAAACGGGTGAACCTGGCCCGCGAGATGTCGCTGGAGGGGATCAGGGAAACGGCGCAGCGCTGCGACATGGAGCTCGAGGTCTTCATCCACGGCGCCATGTGCATCTCCTACTCCGGGCGCTGCCTGCTCTCCTCCGCCATGACCGGGCGGGACGCCAACAAGGGGGAGTGCACCCAGCCTTGCCGCTGGAACTATTCCATCGTGGAGGAGACCCGCCCCGGCGAGTACTTCCCGATCCACGAGGATGAAAGCGGCACCTTCATCTTCAACTCCAAGGACCTCTGCCTCATCGAGCAGCTCCCGGCTTTGGTCGAGTGCGGCGTCGACTCCCTGAAGATCGAGGGGCGCATGAAGGGGATCTACTACGCGGCGAGCGTGATCAGGATCTACCGGGAGGCGCTGGACCGCTACTGGGAGGACCCGCAGGGGTACCGGCTCAAGCCGGAATGGCTCGAGGAACTGGCCAAGGTCAGTCACCGCGGCTACACCACCGGTTTCCTTCTGGGCAAGCCGCGCGACGTCGACCACGAGTACCTCTCCACCTACGTGCGCAACTTCGAGTTCGTGGCGCTGGTCGAAAGGCAGGTGCCGGCAGGGGCCCAGGTCATGGTGCGCAACCGGCTCCAGGCCGGGGACGTGCTCGAGCTGATCGGCCAGGGGGCCCACTTCACCCGTTTCACGCTGGACGCGATGACCGACCTCGACGGGGTACCCCTCACCGTGGCGCACCCCAACCAGCAGGTGATCCTGACCGGGGTGGAGGGAGCCGGCGAGTTCGACCTGATCAGGCGGGAGAAGGAGGCGTAG
- a CDS encoding Maf family nucleotide pyrophosphatase — protein sequence MSATTIVLASASPRRSELLESAGITFRVLPADICEDQLPGEEPVDHVLRLAEGKARAAAGMTEGRFFLGADTIVLCDGEIMGKPKDHADAQRMLKKLSGVPHEVVTGFAIYDRERDDALVEAVRTKVFFKELRDEEIDAYIATGCPFDKAGGYAIQGGAAHMVRKIDGSYTNVVGLPLCEVVEKLRVLGAL from the coding sequence ATGTCCGCAACCACCATCGTCCTCGCCTCCGCATCCCCTCGCCGCAGCGAGCTGCTGGAATCCGCCGGCATCACCTTCCGCGTGCTTCCCGCCGACATCTGCGAAGACCAGCTCCCCGGCGAGGAACCTGTCGACCACGTGCTGCGTCTGGCCGAGGGGAAGGCGCGCGCCGCGGCCGGCATGACCGAGGGGCGCTTCTTCCTGGGCGCCGACACCATCGTCCTTTGCGACGGCGAGATCATGGGGAAGCCCAAAGACCACGCCGACGCGCAGCGCATGCTGAAAAAGCTCTCGGGCGTGCCGCACGAGGTGGTCACCGGGTTCGCCATCTACGACCGCGAGCGCGACGACGCCCTGGTCGAGGCCGTGCGCACCAAGGTCTTTTTCAAGGAACTCCGTGACGAGGAGATCGACGCCTACATCGCCACCGGCTGCCCCTTCGACAAGGCAGGCGGGTATGCCATTCAGGGGGGGGCGGCGCACATGGTGCGCAAGATAGACGGCTCCTACACCAACGTGGTCGGCCTGCCGCTGTGCGAGGTGGTGGAAAAACTGAGGGTGCTGGGAGCGCTGTAG
- a CDS encoding GGDEF domain-containing response regulator, with protein sequence MELLVVDDEETLRSVVSQVLSADGFTVSEAASGEEALEAFRAGRHQLVITDIRMSGMSGIELLSEIKSHNPETQVVIMTSHASLDSALTALRAGAYDYLVKPFESLDLISAVAARAAEKARLVEQNRELLEQLTRANLELKEANLALKEAAVRDGLTSLYNHRYFQEALAQEVARSKRFDKRCSLIFFDVDNFKHYNDTHGHPEGDRLLKGLAQIVMSHSRACDVAARYGGEEFVLLLPETAREGAVKAAEEMRARVADHPFAGRETQPLGRVTVSVGVASFPEDGCEAQALLECADQLLYRAKNSGKNRVVAAGTTPPSPA encoded by the coding sequence ATGGAACTTTTAGTCGTCGACGACGAGGAAACCTTGAGAAGCGTGGTGTCGCAGGTTCTTTCCGCGGACGGGTTCACCGTCTCCGAGGCGGCCAGCGGGGAGGAGGCGCTGGAGGCGTTCCGTGCCGGCCGCCACCAACTGGTGATAACGGACATCAGGATGAGCGGCATGAGCGGCATCGAGCTTTTGAGCGAGATCAAGAGCCACAACCCGGAGACCCAGGTGGTGATCATGACCAGCCACGCCTCGCTCGACAGCGCGCTGACGGCGCTGCGGGCCGGCGCCTACGACTACCTGGTGAAGCCGTTCGAAAGCCTGGACCTGATCTCGGCGGTGGCGGCGCGGGCGGCGGAGAAGGCGCGCCTGGTGGAGCAGAACCGGGAGCTCCTGGAACAGTTGACCCGTGCCAACCTCGAGCTTAAGGAGGCGAACCTGGCACTCAAGGAGGCCGCGGTACGGGACGGCCTCACCTCGCTGTACAACCACCGCTACTTCCAGGAGGCCCTGGCGCAGGAGGTGGCCCGCTCCAAGCGCTTCGACAAGCGCTGCAGCCTCATCTTCTTCGACGTGGACAACTTCAAGCATTACAACGACACCCACGGGCACCCCGAGGGGGACCGGCTCCTGAAGGGGCTGGCCCAGATCGTCATGTCCCACTCCAGGGCCTGCGACGTGGCGGCGCGCTACGGCGGGGAGGAATTCGTGCTGCTGTTGCCGGAGACGGCCAGGGAAGGGGCGGTGAAGGCGGCCGAGGAGATGCGGGCGCGGGTGGCGGATCACCCCTTCGCGGGGCGGGAGACCCAGCCCCTGGGGCGGGTCACGGTGAGCGTCGGGGTCGCGTCGTTCCCGGAGGACGGCTGCGAGGCGCAGGCGCTGCTCGAGTGCGCGGATCAGCTTTTGTACCGGGCCAAGAACAGCGGCAAGAACAGGGTGGTGGCGGCCGGGACTACGCCTCCTTCTCCCGCCTGA
- a CDS encoding LysM peptidoglycan-binding domain-containing protein: MKKHLCLALLFLGLSTAAPFAAAQEQPTIYTIVPGDTLWGLSQRFLKDPYYWPNVWANNQAVGNPHFIYPGQKVRIYSDRIEIEPAGSAPVPQAPVPQELRDEQQPVTFVVNGSEGFLIENGLKPSGTVISLHQNREMAGTDDIVYTDIGRVQGSNAGDRYQIFKKIGPVSHPVTNVILGQQVMPLGELQLSELEENASKAIVTKSFQEISAGSFLLPYQERKLTIPLKSADRDLTGYIVQTQTGNKVLAVNDVVFLDLGKAQGVQPGNMLYIVRDVVVDQRYANAKIEKLPVEVLGALVVVSTGMNSSTAVIVKSVDTVYRGDRVEMKKSR, translated from the coding sequence ATGAAAAAACACCTCTGTCTGGCACTGCTCTTTCTGGGCCTGTCCACCGCCGCGCCGTTTGCGGCAGCACAGGAACAACCGACCATCTACACCATCGTCCCCGGCGACACCCTGTGGGGGCTGTCGCAACGCTTCCTGAAGGACCCCTACTACTGGCCCAACGTGTGGGCCAACAACCAGGCCGTCGGCAATCCCCATTTCATCTACCCGGGCCAGAAGGTGCGTATCTACTCGGACCGCATCGAGATCGAGCCGGCGGGTTCCGCCCCGGTGCCGCAGGCGCCCGTCCCGCAGGAGCTGCGCGACGAGCAGCAGCCGGTGACGTTCGTCGTGAACGGCAGTGAAGGGTTCCTGATCGAAAACGGCCTGAAGCCCTCCGGGACGGTGATCTCCCTGCACCAGAACCGCGAGATGGCCGGCACCGACGACATCGTCTACACCGACATCGGGCGCGTCCAGGGTAGCAACGCAGGCGACCGCTACCAGATATTCAAGAAGATCGGTCCGGTGAGTCACCCGGTGACCAACGTGATCCTCGGGCAGCAGGTGATGCCGCTGGGCGAATTGCAGCTCTCCGAGCTCGAGGAGAACGCCTCCAAGGCCATCGTCACCAAGTCGTTCCAGGAAATCAGCGCCGGTTCCTTCCTGCTCCCCTACCAGGAGCGCAAGCTGACCATCCCCCTCAAGTCGGCGGACCGCGATCTCACCGGCTACATCGTGCAGACCCAGACCGGCAATAAGGTCCTGGCGGTTAACGACGTGGTCTTCCTCGATCTGGGCAAGGCCCAGGGGGTGCAGCCGGGCAATATGCTCTACATCGTGCGCGACGTGGTGGTCGACCAGCGTTACGCCAACGCGAAGATCGAGAAGCTCCCGGTCGAGGTGCTCGGTGCGCTGGTGGTGGTCTCTACCGGCATGAACAGCTCTACCGCCGTCATCGTGAAGAGCGTGGACACCGTCTACCGCGGCGACCGCGTCGAGATGAAAAAGAGCAGGTGA
- the trmFO gene encoding methylenetetrahydrofolate--tRNA-(uracil(54)-C(5))-methyltransferase (FADH(2)-oxidizing) TrmFO yields the protein MTQQITVIGGGLAGCEAAWQAAQRGVKVRLYEMKPNRYSEAHHLPGLCELVCSNSLRGDSLENAVGLLKEELRRLDSLFMEGAQATKVPAGGALAVDRDLFSAYVTRKIEEHPNIEVVHEEVTGIPQDGIVVVASGPLTTGALADDIGRLTGGYLYFYDAIAPIVAADSIDYDKAFRASRYGKGDGDDYLNCPMDEEQYHAFVSEILAAEKVEPKSFEKVVHFEGCMPIEEMASRGVETLRFGPMKPVGLCDPRVGVEPYAVIQLRQENREATMFNLVGFQTKLTWPEQKRIFRMIPGLEQAQFLRLGSMHRNTFINAPQLLLATCQLKSDPRVLFAGQITGVEGYVESASSGFVAGVNAARLALGEELVVPPAETAIGALARHITNTEAAHFQPMNVNYGLFPPLIGRIKKKEKRGLLAQRGLEALQAWLPKVTG from the coding sequence ATGACCCAGCAGATCACGGTAATAGGCGGCGGACTGGCCGGCTGCGAGGCGGCCTGGCAGGCGGCGCAGCGCGGCGTGAAGGTGCGCCTGTACGAAATGAAACCCAACCGGTACTCCGAGGCACACCACCTCCCAGGGCTGTGCGAGCTGGTCTGCTCCAACTCGCTGCGCGGCGATTCCCTTGAGAACGCAGTAGGCCTTTTGAAGGAGGAGTTGCGTCGCCTGGACTCGCTGTTCATGGAAGGGGCGCAGGCCACCAAGGTCCCCGCCGGCGGCGCGCTCGCCGTGGACCGCGACCTGTTCTCCGCCTACGTCACCCGCAAGATCGAGGAACACCCGAACATCGAGGTGGTGCACGAGGAGGTGACCGGCATCCCCCAGGACGGGATCGTGGTGGTGGCCTCTGGCCCGCTCACAACCGGAGCCCTGGCCGACGACATCGGCCGCCTGACCGGCGGCTACCTCTACTTCTACGATGCCATCGCCCCCATCGTCGCCGCCGATTCCATCGACTACGACAAGGCCTTCCGGGCCTCCCGCTACGGCAAGGGTGACGGCGACGATTACCTGAACTGCCCGATGGACGAGGAGCAGTACCACGCCTTCGTCAGTGAGATCCTTGCCGCCGAAAAGGTTGAGCCGAAGAGCTTCGAGAAGGTGGTGCACTTCGAAGGGTGCATGCCCATCGAGGAGATGGCGAGTCGCGGCGTCGAGACGCTGCGCTTTGGCCCCATGAAACCGGTCGGCCTCTGCGACCCCCGCGTCGGCGTGGAACCGTACGCGGTGATCCAGCTGCGCCAGGAGAACCGTGAGGCGACCATGTTCAACCTGGTCGGCTTCCAGACCAAGCTCACCTGGCCCGAGCAGAAACGGATCTTCCGGATGATCCCGGGACTGGAACAGGCGCAGTTCCTGCGGCTGGGCTCCATGCACCGCAACACCTTCATCAACGCGCCGCAGCTGCTCCTGGCGACCTGCCAGCTGAAGAGCGATCCCCGGGTCCTCTTCGCCGGGCAGATCACCGGCGTCGAAGGGTACGTCGAGTCCGCCTCCAGCGGCTTCGTGGCCGGGGTCAACGCGGCGCGTCTGGCGTTAGGAGAGGAGCTGGTCGTCCCTCCCGCCGAAACCGCCATCGGCGCCCTGGCGCGCCACATCACCAACACCGAGGCGGCGCACTTCCAGCCCATGAACGTGAACTACGGGCTCTTCCCGCCGCTCATCGGGCGCATCAAGAAGAAGGAAAAGCGTGGGCTGTTGGCGCAGCGCGGTCTGGAAGCGCTGCAAGCGTGGCTGCCAAAGGTAACCGGGTAG
- the topA gene encoding type I DNA topoisomerase: MSQNLVIVESPAKAKTIEKFLGPDYKVLASFGHVRALPSKQGSVDVEHDFEPKYAVLPESKKHIDAIKKEMKGISSLLLATDPDREGEAISWHLLAALGLDGKKKIPFDIKRVVFHEITKDAIVHAVQNPRGISGPLVDAQQARSILDYLVGFTLSPFLWKKIRYGLSAGRVQSVALRLICEREKEIQAFKEQEYWSIGAKLETAKKQGLTASLVEAEGKKLGKFDIPNREVAFRHFSVLGGKGEFPKQEGDEDVAPLVVQKPMNPEYRVDKVTKSERRRQPSPPFTTSTLQQEAARKLGFSAKKTMSTAQKLYEGIDVGEGAVGLITYMRTDSVALSNVALEDARQLITSLYGKEYALEKPRFFKNKSKNAQEAHEAVRPTYISKTPIEVKKFLTSDQFKLYDLIWKRTVACQMAEALLDQTSVEITAGEGYRFRVAGTVIRFAGFMKLYIEGVDDEAEDKEKEGTLPPLAEGDILKLQQLLPERHFTQPPPRYTEATLVKTLEEYGIGRPSTYASIMNTIIERKYARLDKKRFFPEDVGMVVSDLLTNHFNQYVDYNFTANLEEQLDMVSRGEKQWRPLLHEFWGPFINLLKLKEGEVSKSDLTTEATDEVCPECGKPLVVKLGKFGKFFACTGYPECRYIRPLDKETGEVVEPVVSEEVCDKCGSHMLIKEGRFGKYLACSAYPNCKNIQPLVKPKGTGITCTSCGKGELIEKKSRFGKLFYSCNRYPECKFALWDLPVQKPCPKCGYPLLVKKVYKREGEFLKCPKEGCDYQSNKE; the protein is encoded by the coding sequence ATGTCTCAGAATCTCGTCATAGTCGAGTCTCCCGCCAAGGCGAAGACCATAGAAAAATTTCTCGGCCCCGATTACAAGGTACTCGCGTCGTTCGGCCACGTGCGGGCGCTCCCCAGCAAGCAGGGGTCCGTGGACGTGGAGCACGATTTCGAGCCCAAGTACGCGGTACTGCCCGAGAGCAAAAAGCATATCGACGCCATCAAGAAGGAGATGAAAGGCATCTCCTCGCTGCTTCTGGCGACAGACCCCGACCGCGAGGGGGAGGCGATCTCCTGGCACCTCTTGGCGGCGCTCGGTCTCGACGGCAAGAAGAAGATACCCTTCGACATCAAGCGCGTGGTGTTCCATGAGATCACCAAGGACGCCATCGTGCACGCGGTGCAGAACCCGCGCGGCATCTCCGGTCCGCTGGTCGATGCGCAGCAGGCGCGCTCCATCCTGGACTACCTGGTCGGCTTCACCCTCTCCCCGTTTCTGTGGAAGAAGATCCGCTACGGCCTTTCCGCCGGGCGCGTGCAGTCGGTCGCGCTGAGGCTCATCTGCGAGCGCGAGAAGGAGATCCAGGCGTTCAAGGAGCAGGAGTACTGGTCCATCGGCGCCAAGCTGGAGACGGCGAAGAAACAGGGGCTGACTGCATCTCTCGTCGAGGCCGAAGGGAAAAAGCTTGGCAAGTTCGATATCCCCAACCGCGAGGTGGCCTTCCGGCACTTCAGCGTCCTCGGCGGCAAGGGTGAGTTCCCGAAGCAGGAGGGGGACGAGGATGTAGCGCCGCTCGTGGTGCAAAAGCCGATGAACCCCGAGTACCGCGTCGACAAGGTGACCAAGAGCGAGAGAAGGCGCCAGCCCTCGCCGCCGTTCACCACCTCCACCTTGCAGCAGGAGGCGGCCAGAAAGCTCGGCTTCTCCGCGAAGAAGACCATGTCGACCGCCCAGAAGCTCTACGAGGGTATCGACGTCGGCGAAGGTGCCGTCGGTCTCATCACCTATATGCGTACCGACTCCGTGGCCTTGTCCAACGTGGCCCTCGAAGACGCGAGGCAGCTGATCACCTCGCTCTACGGCAAGGAGTACGCGCTCGAGAAGCCCCGTTTCTTCAAGAACAAGTCGAAGAACGCCCAGGAAGCCCACGAGGCGGTCCGTCCGACCTATATCTCCAAGACGCCGATCGAGGTGAAGAAGTTCCTCACCTCGGACCAGTTCAAGCTCTACGATCTGATCTGGAAGCGCACCGTCGCCTGCCAAATGGCCGAGGCGCTCCTGGACCAGACTTCCGTGGAGATCACCGCAGGCGAGGGATACCGCTTCCGCGTCGCCGGCACCGTGATCCGCTTCGCCGGCTTTATGAAGCTCTACATCGAAGGTGTGGACGACGAGGCGGAGGACAAGGAGAAGGAAGGGACGCTGCCGCCCTTGGCCGAGGGTGACATCCTGAAGCTGCAGCAGCTCCTCCCCGAGCGCCACTTCACCCAGCCGCCGCCGCGCTACACCGAGGCGACCCTGGTGAAGACCCTGGAAGAGTACGGCATCGGGCGTCCGTCCACCTATGCCTCGATCATGAACACCATCATCGAGCGTAAGTACGCGCGCCTGGACAAGAAGCGTTTCTTCCCCGAGGACGTGGGGATGGTGGTCTCCGATCTGTTGACCAACCACTTCAACCAGTACGTCGACTACAACTTCACCGCCAACCTCGAAGAGCAGCTCGACATGGTATCACGCGGCGAGAAGCAGTGGCGCCCGCTCTTGCACGAGTTCTGGGGGCCGTTCATCAACCTCCTGAAGTTGAAGGAAGGGGAGGTGAGCAAGTCCGACCTCACCACCGAGGCGACCGACGAGGTCTGCCCCGAGTGCGGCAAGCCCCTGGTGGTGAAGCTCGGCAAGTTCGGCAAGTTCTTCGCCTGCACCGGTTATCCCGAGTGCCGCTACATCCGTCCCCTGGACAAGGAGACCGGCGAGGTGGTGGAGCCCGTGGTTTCCGAAGAAGTGTGCGACAAGTGCGGCAGCCACATGTTGATCAAGGAAGGGCGATTCGGCAAGTATCTCGCATGCTCCGCGTACCCCAACTGCAAGAACATCCAGCCGCTGGTGAAACCCAAGGGGACCGGCATCACCTGTACCTCTTGTGGCAAGGGTGAGCTGATCGAGAAGAAGTCCCGTTTCGGGAAGCTTTTCTACTCCTGCAATCGCTATCCCGAGTGCAAGTTCGCCCTGTGGGATCTTCCCGTGCAGAAACCTTGTCCCAAGTGCGGGTATCCGCTGTTGGTGAAGAAGGTCTACAAGCGCGAGGGTGAGTTCCTGAAGTGTCCCAAAGAAGGGTGTGACTACCAGAGCAACAAGGAGTAG